A genomic segment from uncultured Desulfuromonas sp. encodes:
- a CDS encoding phosphate/phosphite/phosphonate ABC transporter substrate-binding protein, giving the protein MKTFLNSIALLLSCLLLPTTSHAQKSPDHRPLHISMVPKKNMDQQIEEIQPLLRLLSDDLQRPVVIVRVSSYQAVIEGLLSADIDLAIMGPASYSYAKRRDPAIEAFASIKRRPGPFTPQGSYYQSLLVTLSASKLQTINDLKGKNVALTDPKSTSGAVIPEHEFGAQVAMPVRQFFGGISYTGSHDRSIRALVNQQTDAAFVSSSRLDEAVRQQMITPQQIRVLWHSQPIHYDPFVFRGRLPQDLKTQIAEIMFSSSQQLKTMLDKKNAVSIVPVCDRDYANIHDITVQE; this is encoded by the coding sequence ATGAAAACCTTTTTGAACAGCATCGCCCTGTTACTGAGTTGTCTATTACTCCCGACGACAAGCCATGCGCAAAAGAGCCCGGATCATCGTCCTTTACATATTTCCATGGTTCCCAAAAAAAATATGGATCAACAAATCGAAGAGATTCAACCGCTATTGCGGTTGTTGAGTGATGACCTGCAGCGACCTGTCGTCATCGTTCGGGTCAGTTCTTACCAGGCGGTGATCGAAGGCTTGCTCTCAGCGGATATAGACCTTGCCATCATGGGCCCAGCTTCTTACTCGTATGCCAAACGTCGCGACCCCGCCATTGAAGCGTTTGCCTCCATAAAACGTCGCCCCGGGCCATTTACACCGCAAGGCAGCTATTACCAATCCCTTCTCGTAACGCTGTCCGCCTCAAAACTGCAGACCATCAACGACCTTAAAGGGAAAAACGTTGCCTTGACTGACCCCAAAAGCACCTCTGGTGCCGTGATTCCGGAGCATGAATTTGGTGCGCAAGTCGCGATGCCGGTGCGACAGTTTTTTGGTGGCATCAGCTATACCGGGTCCCATGATCGCTCCATCCGTGCCTTGGTCAACCAGCAAACCGATGCCGCCTTTGTTTCAAGCTCACGACTCGATGAAGCGGTTCGCCAGCAGATGATCACCCCACAGCAGATCCGTGTTCTCTGGCACTCACAACCGATTCATTACGACCCGTTCGTGTTTCGTGGCAGATTACCGCAGGATCTGAAAACGCAGATCGCCGAAATCATGTTCTCTTCGTCGCAACAACTTAAAACCATGCTGGATAAAAAAAATGCCGTCAGCATTGTTCCAGTCTGCGATAGAGATTACGCCAATATCCACGACATTACAGTGCAGGAATAA
- a CDS encoding flagellar basal body rod C-terminal domain-containing protein: MIDAMSSAMSGLQAQTLRLNSTANNVANSQTQGYEPSQVTLSERQQGGVQAQLQKPVNASTESQTAENQTSKVDLAKEMVDMMQTKQFYSANLKTVSVADSMSGDLLDTFA; the protein is encoded by the coding sequence ATGATTGACGCAATGAGCAGTGCGATGTCTGGACTTCAGGCACAGACATTGCGACTTAATTCTACGGCGAATAATGTTGCTAACAGTCAGACTCAGGGCTATGAGCCCTCTCAGGTCACATTGAGTGAGCGGCAACAGGGTGGTGTTCAAGCCCAGTTGCAAAAACCTGTCAATGCATCGACTGAGTCTCAAACGGCAGAAAATCAAACGTCGAAAGTTGATCTCGCGAAAGAGATGGTTGATATGATGCAAACGAAGCAATTCTATTCAGCGAATCTTAAAACTGTTTCAGTGGCAGACAGTATGTCTGGAGATCTGCTGGACACGTTTGCCTGA
- a CDS encoding molybdopterin-dependent oxidoreductase, with translation MSIKLTRRKFLQSASCAAAAVPLARMAQAEEPFVRKPFTAPGSFAGTKSVTGGICGMCFWRCQLVGKVRDGKLVKLEGNPKSIDNGSSICARGNAGIKLLYDPDRLKYPMKNIGKRGAPVWKRISWQEALDECASRMNAIIDEHDEKALAIFPHGSSAKYPMDYFEYVVGTPNNSEASFFQCRGSRDVAYIQTLGTPAGEEVDMANAKAIFMLGTHLGENVHVSHLKKYLKGLERGAKLIVVDPRFSASAAKADIWVQIKPGTDTALLLAIMNYLVKEEKYDKEYVEDCGYGFDKFIEEISHATLEWAADICDVPASQIKQVADLLAANAPNVSIHPGRHSSWNGNDFQRERGLACLTGLLGAIGVKGGFVKPKNPKVGRCSWPRLENPHEEALHHLLHKYPYSPPGTPTDLIRETALSGKPYPIKGLIVWGQNPIQTIPDPQLTIKMIEQMDFVMVCDVMPTDITMYADILLPETSYLERYDYVKKGTQWDYSQPQQQYISARVPLVSPTAADHERKDSVWITNELAKRMDYEEYIPAASSEEMVEKILAGAGLSLKQLQQEDGIHIQPGQDPYGVQYDVEFHNNKVEAAGFPGSPTYVPVPQAPKGHARLIYGRVPVHSFNRTQNNVWLHNEIPRNPIWINDEVAIAMGLKDGDEIKLVNEVGVESASASILKTTPGIRKDVIFTSHGYGSRNPQMTVAVGAGIDDNSLISKRSIDPETGTHGMRNSFVRIVKEGKTLDIPA, from the coding sequence ATGTCAATCAAGTTGACCCGGCGTAAGTTTTTACAATCGGCAAGTTGCGCTGCAGCAGCCGTGCCCCTAGCTCGAATGGCACAGGCTGAGGAACCTTTTGTACGCAAACCTTTCACGGCGCCAGGAAGTTTTGCCGGCACCAAGAGTGTCACCGGTGGTATCTGTGGCATGTGTTTCTGGCGTTGCCAGCTTGTCGGCAAGGTGAGAGACGGCAAGTTGGTTAAGCTGGAAGGAAACCCGAAGAGCATTGATAACGGATCTAGTATCTGTGCACGAGGCAATGCGGGGATCAAACTGCTGTATGATCCAGACCGCTTGAAATATCCGATGAAAAACATCGGCAAACGCGGTGCTCCAGTGTGGAAACGTATTTCCTGGCAAGAAGCTTTGGACGAATGTGCATCGCGAATGAATGCCATTATTGATGAGCATGATGAAAAAGCTCTGGCCATTTTTCCTCACGGCTCTTCGGCAAAATATCCGATGGATTATTTTGAGTATGTTGTCGGGACACCGAATAACTCCGAAGCTTCTTTTTTCCAATGTCGTGGTTCGCGAGATGTTGCTTACATCCAGACATTGGGAACACCTGCGGGTGAAGAAGTGGATATGGCCAATGCCAAAGCAATTTTCATGCTCGGCACTCATTTGGGCGAGAATGTGCATGTTTCCCACCTTAAAAAATATCTAAAAGGGCTGGAACGTGGTGCCAAGTTAATTGTTGTTGATCCTCGATTCTCCGCATCGGCGGCGAAAGCGGATATCTGGGTGCAAATCAAACCGGGTACCGATACCGCGCTGTTGCTGGCGATTATGAACTATCTGGTTAAAGAGGAAAAATACGACAAGGAGTATGTCGAGGATTGTGGTTACGGCTTTGACAAATTCATTGAAGAAATTTCCCACGCTACGCTGGAATGGGCTGCAGATATTTGTGATGTTCCTGCAAGCCAGATCAAACAGGTTGCTGATCTGTTGGCGGCAAATGCACCCAATGTCTCTATTCACCCTGGACGTCATTCCAGTTGGAACGGCAATGATTTCCAACGCGAACGCGGCTTGGCCTGCTTGACTGGGCTTCTTGGCGCCATTGGTGTCAAAGGCGGATTTGTTAAGCCGAAAAATCCTAAAGTAGGCCGCTGCAGTTGGCCTCGTTTGGAGAATCCACACGAGGAGGCGCTGCATCATCTGCTGCATAAATATCCTTATTCCCCCCCAGGGACACCGACGGATCTGATTAGGGAGACCGCTCTTTCGGGTAAGCCGTATCCCATCAAGGGATTGATTGTCTGGGGCCAGAACCCAATCCAAACCATTCCGGATCCGCAACTGACGATCAAGATGATCGAGCAGATGGATTTTGTCATGGTCTGTGACGTCATGCCGACGGATATCACCATGTACGCTGATATCCTCCTGCCTGAAACCAGCTATCTGGAACGTTACGACTACGTTAAAAAAGGAACCCAATGGGATTATTCCCAGCCTCAACAGCAATATATTTCTGCGCGCGTTCCGCTGGTGTCTCCAACGGCCGCAGATCATGAGCGCAAAGATTCTGTCTGGATTACCAATGAACTGGCCAAACGGATGGACTACGAGGAATATATTCCTGCCGCATCCTCCGAAGAGATGGTGGAAAAAATTCTTGCTGGAGCAGGGCTGTCTTTGAAGCAATTGCAGCAGGAAGACGGTATCCACATTCAGCCCGGACAGGATCCTTATGGTGTCCAATATGATGTTGAGTTTCATAACAATAAGGTTGAGGCTGCTGGCTTCCCTGGCTCTCCGACCTATGTTCCTGTGCCACAGGCGCCCAAAGGGCATGCGCGGTTGATTTATGGCCGTGTGCCGGTGCATTCCTTTAACCGGACCCAGAACAATGTCTGGCTGCATAATGAAATCCCACGAAACCCGATCTGGATCAACGATGAAGTCGCTATCGCTATGGGGCTCAAGGATGGAGATGAAATCAAACTGGTCAATGAGGTCGGCGTAGAGAGTGCCAGTGCATCAATTCTCAAAACGACCCCAGGCATCCGCAAAGATGTCATCTTTACTTCCCACGGTTATGGGAGCCGCAATCCACAGATGACTGTGGCGGTCGGTGCAGGTATTGATGATAATTCATTGATCAGTAAGCGCTCTATTGACCCGGAAACAGGGACTCATGGGATGCGTAACAGCTTTGTGCGTATTGTTAAAGAGGGGAAAACTCTGGATATCCCTGCCTGA
- a CDS encoding diguanylate cyclase, whose product MKPQPFVAQLHNKAVTNKKGRQLPSSTQGPCPWGKNCSFMPIAVATLGLCLLLAAWAMTLNQLDSTRNSLLHGVQVGQHNLISIIDKNLHQALDERQVLSDMVRIGVDNDDHPPFSHVPQLLSGQHFFNRMQVITTSGIHIYQSSPGTDYTQVAPLIAALVAEQPQTHNPFIFSTQLLRDDTPWQIPLLFTVATKRQDTVVMILEADLGYLLNLYQDVELGHSGAIRILTDNGAPLVHIKQGALVLQNGKKLDTPWLAKSDEGITQTHKDLDDLTSYRFLSTYPLIVCVEQSLSEILQSYHHWRQQQFLVLSVISLISLIGFGWLVWVAHQNHRYLQALIVADQKNAELIQQLEREHQQAVNAASRDPLTDLYNRRLFIELGQKQLLYGKRKKLRYAVLFIDLDRFKEINDTYGHAVGDTLLKEVSQRLRESLREADIIARYGGDEFVVLLNSITTDEDIYQVTEKLVASLSRPYGNGSNHPLQTTPSIGVALYPQHAEDIQTLLLQADVAMYWSKKNGRAQCTFYHPRLSSSPTVRYSKAARSLKEKKS is encoded by the coding sequence ATGAAACCGCAACCGTTTGTCGCGCAACTGCATAATAAGGCCGTTACCAACAAAAAAGGCCGTCAGCTTCCGTCATCGACACAGGGTCCATGTCCGTGGGGGAAAAACTGCTCCTTTATGCCGATTGCCGTTGCGACTTTGGGGTTGTGTCTTTTGCTTGCCGCCTGGGCCATGACGCTCAACCAGCTCGACTCAACACGAAATTCCCTATTGCACGGAGTCCAAGTTGGTCAGCATAACCTGATCTCAATCATTGACAAAAACCTTCATCAGGCGCTGGATGAACGACAGGTTCTCTCAGATATGGTGCGAATTGGCGTGGACAATGATGATCATCCCCCCTTCAGCCATGTCCCCCAACTGTTATCCGGACAACATTTCTTTAATCGGATGCAGGTGATCACCACCAGCGGAATACACATTTATCAAAGCTCTCCCGGAACCGATTATACACAGGTCGCCCCACTCATTGCGGCATTGGTTGCCGAGCAGCCCCAGACACACAATCCGTTTATTTTCAGTACTCAGTTATTACGAGATGACACGCCATGGCAGATTCCCCTGCTTTTTACTGTGGCCACCAAACGTCAGGACACAGTGGTCATGATTCTCGAGGCGGACCTGGGTTACCTGCTCAACCTTTATCAGGATGTTGAACTCGGTCATAGCGGAGCGATTCGCATCCTAACGGACAATGGCGCCCCACTAGTCCATATCAAGCAAGGGGCTTTAGTCTTACAAAACGGGAAAAAGCTCGACACTCCCTGGCTGGCAAAAAGCGATGAAGGGATCACACAGACGCATAAAGATCTGGACGATCTCACCAGCTATCGTTTTCTGTCCACCTATCCACTCATTGTCTGTGTCGAACAAAGCCTGTCCGAAATTTTGCAATCCTACCACCATTGGCGGCAGCAACAGTTTCTTGTTTTGAGTGTCATTTCCCTCATCAGCCTGATCGGGTTTGGCTGGCTGGTGTGGGTTGCCCATCAGAATCATCGTTATCTGCAAGCGTTGATTGTCGCCGACCAGAAAAACGCGGAATTGATTCAGCAATTGGAACGGGAACATCAACAGGCGGTCAACGCTGCCTCGCGCGACCCTCTCACGGATCTCTACAATCGGCGACTGTTCATTGAGTTGGGACAAAAACAACTGCTTTACGGCAAACGAAAAAAACTTCGTTACGCGGTGTTGTTTATCGATCTTGATCGTTTTAAAGAAATTAACGACACCTACGGACACGCTGTGGGTGACACACTACTCAAAGAGGTCTCTCAACGTCTTCGAGAGTCTTTACGTGAAGCCGATATTATTGCCCGTTACGGCGGTGATGAATTCGTGGTTCTACTCAACAGTATCACGACGGATGAAGACATTTATCAGGTGACGGAAAAACTGGTTGCCAGTCTATCTCGACCTTACGGCAACGGGAGTAATCACCCCCTTCAGACGACTCCGAGTATCGGAGTCGCACTGTATCCGCAACATGCCGAAGACATTCAAACCCTTCTGCTACAAGCCGATGTCGCCATGTACTGGTCAAAGAAAAACGGCCGCGCGCAATGCACCTTTTATCACCCGAGGCTTTCGAGCTCTCCCACGGTGCGCTATAGCAAAGCAGCGCGTTCGCTCAAGGAGAAAAAGTCATGA
- a CDS encoding bacteriohemerythrin, with translation MAFIEWNQKFSVKVEQFDDHHRHLINLLNKTYENVQHGLEKEKLGLVLIELIDYAKYHFRAEEVWMKEHNYPKRDQHRSEHHYFISRVQEMCEDYQNGNISLAQELLSFMKNWLSNHILGTDLDYSRFCLKNVESTKL, from the coding sequence ATGGCCTTTATTGAATGGAATCAAAAATTTTCTGTCAAGGTTGAACAATTTGACGATCATCACCGTCATCTGATCAACCTGCTCAATAAAACATATGAAAATGTTCAGCATGGCCTTGAAAAAGAAAAACTTGGTCTGGTTCTGATTGAATTGATCGACTACGCAAAATATCATTTTCGCGCCGAAGAAGTCTGGATGAAAGAACATAACTATCCCAAACGCGATCAACACCGATCTGAACACCATTATTTCATCAGTCGAGTTCAGGAGATGTGTGAAGATTATCAAAACGGCAACATTTCCCTGGCACAGGAGCTGCTGTCTTTTATGAAAAACTGGCTCTCCAATCATATCCTTGGTACAGATCTGGATTACTCCCGTTTTTGTTTGAAAAATGTAGAATCGACCAAATTATGA
- a CDS encoding molecular chaperone TorD family protein — MAQPGAAEEENSQIAIRLAGLLEFFAQSMEYPDLSWLTQEHCQLLYSILEELGWNDELNDLGNTDDLLSEQGLTALQVEYTRLFINAIPHVIAPPYGSIYTDSEGLLFGPSAERTKKFYHQQGFDLRGPNDIPDHLNHELRFLSLLLQDGKLCETEQFLTEFFRPWFCLFCTRVVDESRHPYYRVMMKLIHFFTKEDEEHVNQVDPA; from the coding sequence ATGGCGCAACCAGGTGCCGCTGAAGAAGAGAATAGTCAGATCGCCATACGACTGGCTGGATTGCTGGAATTCTTTGCCCAATCGATGGAATATCCAGACCTGAGCTGGTTGACGCAAGAGCACTGTCAGCTGCTGTATTCCATCCTCGAAGAACTTGGCTGGAACGACGAATTAAACGACTTGGGCAATACAGATGATCTTCTCAGTGAGCAAGGTTTGACGGCTTTGCAGGTCGAATATACACGCCTTTTTATCAATGCGATCCCCCATGTCATCGCCCCTCCTTATGGTTCAATATACACCGATTCCGAAGGTCTTCTTTTTGGACCGAGTGCTGAAAGAACAAAAAAATTCTATCACCAGCAGGGATTTGACCTGCGTGGCCCTAATGATATTCCGGATCATTTAAATCATGAATTGCGGTTTTTATCCCTCTTGCTCCAAGACGGTAAACTCTGCGAGACTGAGCAATTTCTAACGGAATTTTTCCGTCCATGGTTTTGCTTGTTTTGCACACGTGTCGTCGACGAAAGCCGCCACCCGTATTACCGGGTCATGATGAAACTGATCCATTTCTTCACGAAGGAGGATGAGGAGCATGTCAATCAAGTTGACCCGGCGTAA
- a CDS encoding AEC family transporter, with translation MSTPFMAVLPLVLTFFLGVALRSGRIFRHEDADQLLKLFFFLCLPSLILQSVSTMTLRFNLLYLPGLSVAIILITFLVGKGVSRLTTLPRPTRGVFFVGILVMNGGFTFPYVLSAFGSSGMAQATLFDFGTGMAVFTFVYYLACCHGNNGHSHRQLLRKFFLSPPLIALVVALILNLSQLPLPVWIDRWLKLLATMTTPVVMLALGIAFKPKLLRFGTLSTVIVLRMVLGFFLALLGVSLLGIDGNTRHIVVLMASAPSGVNTLAFAAMEQLDTEFAAAVVSYTTLIGMIWFPLYLTFGL, from the coding sequence GTGTCGACCCCATTTATGGCCGTACTGCCACTTGTTCTGACATTTTTCCTCGGCGTAGCACTGCGTTCAGGACGAATTTTTCGTCACGAAGACGCCGATCAGCTTTTAAAGTTATTTTTCTTTCTGTGCCTGCCATCACTGATTTTACAGTCGGTCAGCACCATGACCCTGCGTTTTAACCTGCTTTATCTGCCCGGACTTTCCGTGGCAATTATTCTGATCACGTTCTTAGTGGGCAAAGGAGTTTCTCGCCTGACGACCTTACCGCGACCCACGCGTGGCGTGTTTTTTGTCGGGATTCTGGTGATGAACGGCGGATTCACCTTCCCTTATGTCTTATCCGCTTTTGGTTCGTCGGGTATGGCACAGGCCACCCTGTTCGATTTCGGTACTGGAATGGCCGTTTTCACTTTTGTCTATTATCTTGCCTGCTGTCACGGCAACAACGGTCATAGCCACCGCCAGTTGTTGAGAAAGTTTTTTCTTTCACCGCCATTGATTGCCCTGGTCGTAGCACTGATACTTAACCTGTCACAGCTCCCCTTGCCTGTATGGATTGATCGCTGGCTTAAACTACTTGCCACGATGACCACTCCGGTTGTCATGTTGGCGCTGGGGATTGCTTTCAAACCAAAGCTTCTGCGCTTCGGCACCTTATCAACAGTTATTGTTCTTCGTATGGTCCTGGGCTTCTTCCTTGCTCTACTGGGTGTCTCCCTACTCGGCATCGACGGCAACACCCGTCATATCGTCGTCCTGATGGCATCAGCGCCCAGTGGTGTCAACACACTGGCTTTTGCCGCAATGGAACAACTGGATACGGAATTTGCCGCTGCAGTGGTGTCCTATACAACCTTGATCGGCATGATTTGGTTCCCTCTCTACCTGACATTTGGTCTCTAA
- a CDS encoding cytochrome c3 family protein, producing the protein MRIKSFYLAGAAALFALTLTLAGCKVESGLKFSHKFHITEQEVTCGECHVAESGKYQAPSMDVCAECHEIDVDNPSQDCLLCHTIDGAKNDYEIKENKKPRSFSDLSFDHEVHTDYDCTTCHSDIPKEAGLENGPSMTLCLNCHKEVDGPQECSACHQEITAEKAPHSHQQDWESRHGQASKLDTTCVYCHTNRQAFCENCHRTQKPRDHVFGWKIGSHGMEAGHNRRLCSTCHDAGYCIDCHTQQKPVSHKRGDWMSYSRENGHAEAAMRNFRSCNVCHETGQCMQCHNTIILRKD; encoded by the coding sequence ATGCGGATAAAATCATTCTATCTGGCTGGAGCTGCTGCGCTTTTCGCTCTTACGTTAACCTTAGCCGGTTGTAAAGTTGAAAGCGGGCTTAAATTCAGCCATAAATTTCACATTACCGAACAGGAAGTAACCTGTGGCGAATGCCACGTTGCCGAAAGCGGCAAGTATCAGGCCCCGTCCATGGACGTCTGTGCCGAATGTCACGAGATCGACGTTGACAATCCTTCACAAGACTGTCTGCTTTGCCACACCATTGACGGTGCCAAAAACGACTACGAAATTAAAGAAAACAAAAAACCCCGTAGTTTCAGTGACCTGTCCTTCGACCATGAAGTACACACGGACTACGACTGCACCACCTGTCACAGTGACATTCCCAAAGAAGCCGGACTCGAAAATGGTCCGAGCATGACCCTGTGTCTCAACTGCCACAAAGAGGTCGATGGTCCGCAGGAATGTTCGGCATGCCACCAGGAAATTACAGCGGAAAAAGCGCCGCACAGCCATCAGCAGGACTGGGAGTCCCGCCATGGACAGGCCAGCAAGCTGGATACCACCTGCGTCTACTGCCACACCAATCGTCAGGCATTCTGTGAAAACTGCCACCGCACCCAGAAACCGCGCGATCACGTGTTTGGCTGGAAAATCGGCAGCCATGGCATGGAAGCCGGTCATAACCGTCGTCTGTGCTCCACCTGCCATGACGCCGGCTATTGTATCGACTGCCACACCCAGCAAAAGCCGGTCTCCCATAAGCGCGGCGACTGGATGAGCTACAGCCGTGAAAACGGACATGCAGAAGCAGCCATGCGAAACTTCCGCAGCTGTAATGTCTGTCACGAAACCGGCCAATGCATGCAATGCCACAACACCATCATCTTGCGTAAGGATTGA
- a CDS encoding GGDEF domain-containing protein gives MNKKINYCDLRIYAECVRVIYQNRIPSLVSVLIASFIPLVVGLGVETRTVTLISVSILWFFVVANFMLCHWFNKTALSDEATVKWGTFFYVEHFFLAILLDVIFFYYVFQDIDGSLFYLVLVSLGFSAGSVSAFHQLKWAPAVFIATTISPQIIFYLLQPSRSSHVVAVMLLIILVFMSIISLEQHKNWIKTLALSFELDAAKREAERIARIDLLTGLYNRRAFYEIAPKFIENARRYSRSVSLVMLDIDYFKNINDTFGHSVGDRVLVKVAELLSSQVRGADSVGRLGGEEFVILLPETDEEGAYALVEKIRNQVRCIHCDEVDGVLEVTASFGVVTCRNNDESLDSLLKKADEALYLAKDQGRNKTVIYQP, from the coding sequence ATGAATAAAAAAATAAACTACTGTGATCTCCGTATTTATGCCGAATGTGTTCGGGTGATCTATCAAAACAGAATCCCAAGCCTTGTTTCTGTTTTGATCGCATCATTCATTCCTCTTGTTGTCGGCCTGGGGGTGGAGACGCGCACGGTGACCCTGATTTCTGTTTCCATCCTCTGGTTTTTTGTTGTCGCCAATTTCATGCTGTGTCATTGGTTCAACAAAACGGCTTTATCCGATGAGGCAACGGTTAAATGGGGGACGTTTTTTTACGTAGAACATTTTTTCTTGGCCATCCTGTTGGACGTGATCTTTTTTTATTATGTTTTTCAAGATATCGATGGCTCACTCTTTTATCTTGTTCTGGTTTCTTTAGGATTTTCTGCTGGGTCAGTCAGCGCATTCCACCAGTTAAAATGGGCGCCAGCTGTTTTTATTGCGACGACTATTTCTCCACAAATTATTTTTTATCTTTTGCAACCCTCCCGCAGCAGTCATGTTGTTGCAGTGATGTTGCTGATTATTCTCGTCTTCATGTCCATCATCAGCTTGGAACAGCATAAAAATTGGATTAAAACCCTTGCGTTAAGTTTTGAGCTGGACGCTGCCAAGAGGGAAGCTGAACGGATCGCAAGGATCGATTTGCTCACCGGTCTTTACAATAGACGGGCATTTTATGAAATTGCGCCTAAATTTATCGAAAATGCGAGACGCTACAGTCGCTCCGTTTCACTGGTAATGTTGGATATCGACTATTTTAAAAATATCAATGATACGTTTGGTCATTCCGTCGGAGACAGGGTTCTGGTAAAAGTCGCTGAACTCCTCAGCTCTCAAGTTAGAGGCGCGGATAGTGTTGGCCGCTTGGGAGGTGAAGAATTCGTCATCTTGCTACCTGAAACGGATGAGGAGGGGGCTTATGCGCTCGTCGAAAAAATTCGCAATCAGGTGAGGTGCATTCATTGTGACGAGGTGGACGGTGTTCTCGAGGTAACGGCCAGTTTCGGTGTTGTTACCTGCAGAAACAATGATGAATCTCTCGATTCATTATTGAAAAAAGCGGATGAGGCACTCTACCTGGCGAAAGATCAGGGCCGGAACAAGACGGTTATCTATCAACCATGA
- a CDS encoding zinc-dependent peptidase: MFNWFRKRRRKKLTQVVFPPAWDDIIRRNVAHDALLTDVERSQLRALIQVFIAEKQWEGAGGLEVDDEIRVTISAQACLLLLGLPHNYYRNVQSIIVYPTTVVPPQRQPGFFEMPSIQADRQSPILGQAFLQGPVIIVWDAALREGRHPRSGHNVIYHEFAHKLDMLDGTADGTPPLSNRAEYRDWVETCSREYQRLRNDAARGKKSFLNAYGATNEAEFFAVATEQFFDQPKALIRQAPDIYRVLKEYYHQDPVLRVNAKR; the protein is encoded by the coding sequence ATGTTCAACTGGTTTCGCAAACGCCGCCGCAAAAAACTGACCCAGGTTGTTTTCCCGCCTGCTTGGGATGACATCATCCGTCGCAACGTGGCCCATGATGCCCTGCTGACCGACGTCGAGCGCTCCCAGCTGCGGGCTCTGATCCAGGTGTTCATCGCTGAGAAACAGTGGGAGGGTGCGGGTGGTTTGGAGGTTGACGACGAAATTCGCGTCACCATTTCGGCCCAGGCTTGTCTGCTGCTTCTCGGACTGCCCCACAATTATTACCGCAACGTCCAATCCATCATCGTCTATCCGACGACGGTTGTGCCGCCACAACGTCAACCGGGATTTTTTGAAATGCCGAGTATTCAGGCGGATCGACAGTCACCGATACTTGGCCAGGCCTTTTTGCAGGGGCCGGTGATTATTGTCTGGGATGCGGCACTTCGTGAGGGGCGTCATCCCCGGTCAGGGCACAATGTGATTTACCACGAGTTTGCCCATAAGCTGGATATGCTCGACGGTACAGCCGATGGCACGCCACCTTTGAGCAATCGGGCTGAGTATCGTGACTGGGTTGAAACCTGTTCTCGTGAATATCAACGACTCAGGAATGATGCTGCAAGGGGCAAGAAATCATTTCTTAATGCTTATGGTGCGACCAACGAGGCGGAATTCTTTGCCGTGGCGACAGAGCAGTTTTTTGATCAGCCTAAGGCTCTGATCAGACAAGCGCCGGACATTTATCGTGTTTTAAAGGAATATTACCATCAGGACCCGGTTTTGCGGGTAAATGCAAAACGCTGA
- a CDS encoding bacteriohemerythrin, with amino-acid sequence MALLEWQDRFRTDVDPFDDHHQHLFFLLNQAYDNLEQGKLTEKMGELLNELIDYTVYHFRAEEHWMKENQYPLYEKHLQEHARFIERISELHADFLCGKTKISLEVLSFMKNWIEQHILVSDAEYAQFYATSQ; translated from the coding sequence ATGGCACTTTTAGAATGGCAGGATCGATTCCGTACCGATGTTGATCCCTTTGACGATCACCACCAACATCTCTTTTTTTTACTCAATCAGGCGTACGACAATCTTGAACAGGGTAAACTGACGGAAAAAATGGGCGAACTGCTCAATGAATTGATTGATTACACGGTTTACCACTTTCGTGCCGAAGAACACTGGATGAAAGAAAACCAGTATCCTCTTTATGAAAAGCACCTTCAGGAGCATGCCCGGTTTATCGAACGGATCAGTGAGCTCCATGCTGATTTTCTTTGTGGAAAAACGAAAATCAGTCTCGAAGTCCTATCTTTTATGAAAAATTGGATAGAACAACATATTCTTGTTTCCGATGCAGAATATGCACAATTCTACGCAACTTCCCAATAA